A section of the Fusarium falciforme chromosome 8, complete sequence genome encodes:
- a CDS encoding Protein kinase domain-containing protein: protein MPPSIVATRGEQLGRLKLQFHGQDGTGCKRAHYIPRHCLEKFWEAHSIGAILRTCSINKSQNVIFQSFLCTFSLLVYINKVDFLGWLVERNLKDATFPLESRPSFWPDTPSYDKLFEAITEWQWIFFPVALEQHELYNQVFSPQYIFPIYTEELIKAGDTIQVHKIETNPSCAGSDPATRVRKTYNESGKAQYEREVKTFTSQQSRSSPYIISYHGCYQQQRLDGTITYNLILGFVDGGNLEEFYTDMNPPRSLRDTNKIWNAFCGVLEGLHHLNFAAIDTNFQTIHQDIKPDNLLVSKSASSQPYDIELVITDFGYSHTKTLTTSQDTWGIDSHGGQVYGAPESSHHADYTRHGRTHITPKVDIWSLGCVMSEAAIWIKCGRQGLENYRNGRIAETRTLPRFEQAGHGGCFHDGAQALSAVQTTHDWIRNHCPDDTVTLQVLEMIETSMLVPQRDRQDAQMLCERLAKIIQAASSGNGINSPPSSSPPARSSTVRSSTVRSPTMRSPTMRSPTARSPPTSSPPASSPPRHVSLSFPWTPLTRGRSQTTTTYTTPATPQSPISTSLMESPSPLSPWAELPGSQPNGAPHPQFFNSPTPAPRPDSQRLLPLSPMLTFGQAQDWYNNAKSGCPVDPRVKDVVGQLGNNVKGRDHIFLVDASESMGLHFHEITGKFKILAYLAKKFDPDGVEVCFSSEVPLIHKGDTSKLLRLFNEQSWDQLSFEDRIGTFIDQIVIPRLSSLRQKFGLKKPKNLTIFVLTDGRWGEGKEGAAGVENPIKRLINVILKKELSRTQVAIQFLRFGDDSDGKRYLAYLDRYGKQYDCDCVDTKPIDGNIFDMFIGPINTNIDMADEDEL, encoded by the exons ATGCCGCCTAGCATTGTCGCGACACGTGGGGAGCAGCTTGGGCGTTTGAAGTTGCAATTCCATGGCCAAGACGGAACTGGATGCAAGAGAGCGCATTATATTCCTCGGCACTGTCTCGAGAAATTTTGGGAGGCCCACAGCATCGGCGCGATATTGCGGACGTGCTCCATCAACAAATCCCAGAATGTCATTTTCCAGAGCTTCTTGTGCACCTTCTCCCTTCTCGTGTACATCAACAAGGTCGACTTTCTCGGGTGGCTCGTCGAACGCAATCTAAAGGACGCTACATTTCCACTAGAAAGCCGTCCCTCATTCTGGCCTGATACACCATCGTATGACAAGCTCTTCGAGGCTATCACCGAATGGCAGTGGATCTTCTTCCCCGTCGCCTTGGAGCAGCACGAGCTTTACAATCAAGTCTTCAGCCCTCAGTACATCTTTCCCATTTACACGGAGGAGCTCATTAAAGCTGGCGACACGATCCAAGTCCACAAGATTGAAACGAATCCGTCTTGCGCAGGCTCCGACCCG GCCACTCGCGTCCGAAAGACCTACAATGAATCCGGCAAAGCCCAATACGAAAGAGAAGTAAAAACTTTCACCAGTCAGCAAAGCCGTTCCTCTCCCTACATCATCAGCTATCATGGCTGCTACCAACAACAACGCCTAGACGGCACCATCACATATAATCTGATATTGGGGTTTGTCGACGGCGGAAACTTGGAAGAATTTTATACCGACATGAATCCGCCGCGCTCACTACGCGACACTAACAAAATCTGGAATGCCTTCTGTGGCGTATTGGAGGGATTGCACCATCTCAACTTTGCTGCCATCGACACCAACTTCCAGAC CATTCACCAGGACATCAAACCCGACAACCTTCTCGTCTCCAAGTCCGCATCAAGCCAGCCCTACGATATTGAGCTTGTCATCACAGATTTTGGATACAGCCACACCAAAACTCTGACGACTAGCCAAGACACGTGGGGTATCGACTCACACGGAGGCCAGGTCTACG GTGCCCCGGAATCTAGCCACCATGCAGATTACACCCGTCACGGACGAACTCACATCACCCCCAAAGTCGACATCTGGTCCCTCGGATGCGTCATGAGCGAGGCTGCGATTTGGATCAAGTGTGGTCGGCAGGGTTTGGAAAATTATAGAAACGGACGCATCGCCGAAACGAGGACACTGCCCAGATTTGAGCAAGCCGGTCACGGTGGGTGTTTCCATGACGGTGCCCAGGCCCTGAGTGCCGTGCAAACGACCCATGACTGGATTCGCAACCACTGTCCAGATGACACTGTTACCCTCCAGGTGCTCGAGATGATCGAGACATCCATGCTGGTCCCGCAAAGAGATCGACAAGACGCCCAAATGCTCTGCGAACGACTCGCCAAGATCATACAGGCCGCCTCCTCGGGTAATGGCATCAACTCACCACCATCCAGCTCACCACCAGCCAGATCATCAACAGTCAGATCCTCAACAGTCAGATCACCAACAATGAGATCACCAACAATGAGATCACCAACAGCCAGATCACCACCGACTAGTTCGCCACCAGCCAGCTCACCGCCTCGTCACGTTTCTCTTAGTTTTCCCTGGACACCTTTGACGAGGGGCCGATCCCAGACAACAACCACATATACGACCCCAGCCACTCCGCAATCCCCCATTTCTACTTCATTAATGGAATCCCCGTCGCCTCTTTCGCCTTGGGCTGAATTGCCTGGCAGTCAGCCCAACGGAGCGCCTCATCCTCAGTTCTTCAACTCTCCCACTCCAGCTCCACGGCCTGACTCACAACGCCTCCTACCATTGTCCCCTATGTTGACCTTTGGTCAAGCTCAAGATTGGTATAATAATGCCAAGAGCGGCTGCCCCGTTGACCCCAGGGTTAAAGATGTCGTGGGGCAGCTTGGGAACAACGTCAAAGGTCGCGACCACATCTTTTTGGTGGATGCGTCGGAATCAATGGGTCTACATTTTCATGAAATCACGGGAAAATTCAAGATTCTTGCCTATCTGGCTAAGAAGTTCGATCCTGACGGTGTCGAAGTTTGCTTCTCATCTGAAGTGCCATTGATACACAAGGGAGACACTTCAAAACTTCTACGCCTATTCAACGAACAAAGTTGGGACCAGCTTTCCTTTGAAGACAGAATCGGAACTTTCATCGATCAGATAGTCATCCCACGGCTATCGTCCTTGCGCCAGAAGTTTGGGCTGAAGAAACCTAAAAACCTCACCATCTTCGTCCTGACCGACGGCCGATGGGGCGAAGGCAAGGAAGGCGCCGCGGGCGTCGAGAACCCAATTAAAAGACTTATCAATGTGATTCTCAAAAAGGAATTAAGTCGCACCCAGGTGGCGATTCAATTCCTGCGGTTTGGAGATGATTCAGATGGCAAACGATACTTGGCGTATCTTGACCGCTATGGCAAGCAATACGACTG TGACTGTGTTGATACAAAACCTATTGACGGAAACATTTTTGACATGTTTATCGGGCccattaatactaatatcgACATggcggatgaggatgaactTTGA